In Gemmatimonadota bacterium, a single genomic region encodes these proteins:
- a CDS encoding amidohydrolase yields the protein MRLTWYWLLAFAAPPPPPSLTAQTEPATVIRGATIHTANGAPFVGSIVLRGGKIVALGPSVPAPAGARIIDGTGKVVTPGMIDNHSHIGAKVTDLNDSPMLIGPQHRFLDALDLGDPDWKDAVSGGVTTIVTGPGSGENVSGMAVVIKTFGPELAGRMLLEKGGMKFAMGAKSRDRYPTTTMGVAANLRQYLIKTQEYVAAGKKWEDDGRKGNPPARDLGYESMADVLAKKTYVRAHVHPATDVMTLVRLKDEFGFDLTLHHSTEAYKVAPELAKRGISAVVLPLGPRIGVGEDAMAGPYVLWKAGVKIAMHTDAPVINQKWLRLCAALAMRYGIPEDEALKMVTRNAAEIARVGDRVGSLEVGKDADLVMFNGPWYEPRSRVELVIGDGQVIFERAKEDN from the coding sequence ATGAGACTCACCTGGTATTGGCTGCTCGCCTTCGCGGCGCCGCCGCCGCCGCCTTCCCTGACCGCCCAGACCGAGCCCGCCACGGTGATTCGGGGCGCGACCATTCACACCGCCAACGGGGCCCCGTTCGTCGGGAGCATCGTGCTCCGCGGTGGGAAGATCGTTGCCCTTGGACCCAGTGTTCCGGCGCCCGCCGGCGCCAGGATCATCGACGGCACCGGCAAGGTCGTGACGCCCGGGATGATCGACAACCACTCCCATATCGGGGCCAAGGTCACCGATCTCAATGACTCGCCGATGTTGATCGGTCCCCAGCACCGGTTTCTCGATGCCCTCGACCTTGGCGATCCGGATTGGAAAGATGCGGTGTCGGGCGGCGTTACCACGATCGTGACCGGACCGGGCAGCGGCGAAAACGTGAGCGGCATGGCGGTGGTGATCAAGACGTTCGGCCCTGAGTTGGCCGGCCGGATGCTGCTCGAAAAAGGCGGAATGAAGTTCGCGATGGGGGCCAAGTCGCGCGACCGCTACCCCACCACCACGATGGGCGTGGCGGCCAATCTCCGCCAATATCTCATTAAGACCCAGGAGTACGTCGCGGCCGGCAAGAAATGGGAGGACGATGGCCGGAAGGGCAATCCCCCGGCACGGGACCTCGGCTACGAGTCGATGGCGGACGTGCTGGCCAAGAAAACCTACGTCCGCGCTCATGTCCACCCGGCCACCGACGTGATGACTTTGGTGCGGTTAAAGGACGAGTTCGGATTCGACCTCACCCTGCACCATTCGACCGAAGCGTACAAGGTGGCTCCGGAGTTGGCCAAACGGGGGATTTCAGCTGTCGTCCTCCCGTTAGGCCCTCGCATCGGGGTCGGCGAGGACGCCATGGCCGGTCCCTACGTGCTTTGGAAGGCCGGCGTCAAGATCGCGATGCACACCGACGCGCCGGTCATCAACCAAAAATGGCTCCGGCTCTGCGCCGCGCTGGCGATGCGGTACGGGATTCCTGAAGACGAGGCCCTGAAGATGGTGACCCGGAACGCCGCCGAAATTGCCCGGGTCGGCGATCGGGTCGGGAGCCTCGAGGTGGGGAAAGACGCTGATCTGGTGATGTTCAACGGCCCCTGGTACGAGCCGCGGTCTCGAGTCGAACTCGTCATCGGCGACGGCCAGGTGATCTTCGAGCGCGCCAAGGAGGACAACTGA
- a CDS encoding amidase yields the protein MDETRNVPRRAFVATLAAGAALPWPELDAEGTLAAALTEATLHYASVGTLAVAIRQKRVSSLEVVEACLKRIDQVNPKINAMVYLTDDRARTAAKAADASLARGKLLGPLHGVPFSIKDSLDTAGVVSTAGTIGWAKRVPTKDATVVARLRAAGGILLGKTNTPEFTWSDETDNAVYGRTNNPYDLTRTPGGSSGGPVALVATGGSPFDVGSDTGNSIRMPAHYCGVAGLKATHGRIPKTGHAVSYRGLMESWTQLGPIARTVDDLARLIPIMSGIDDEDPYGMPVPLLDSRRVAIPGLRVVFFTDNGVQKPTSETVEVVRSAALALQQAGARVEERLPAGLNRATELWHEMAGADGGAWLKRLLEGAGTPNGGTVGGWFAGAKPVSAEQLTLLVEQLDEVRGQLRRMMESVDLIVCPAMAFPAVKHGGSNAAGYGDSYNEPHNITGWPVAVVRGGTSPEGLPIGVQCVAKPWREDVALAAAKVIETALGGWKAPLI from the coding sequence ATGGACGAGACTCGGAATGTTCCCCGACGGGCCTTCGTGGCCACGCTCGCAGCCGGTGCCGCACTCCCGTGGCCGGAGCTCGACGCCGAGGGTACTCTGGCGGCGGCCCTGACGGAGGCCACGCTCCACTACGCCTCGGTGGGGACACTGGCGGTGGCGATCCGGCAGAAACGGGTCTCGTCCCTCGAGGTCGTCGAGGCTTGCTTGAAGCGGATCGACCAGGTCAACCCGAAGATCAACGCCATGGTGTACCTGACCGACGACCGGGCCCGGACTGCGGCCAAAGCGGCGGACGCGTCACTGGCCCGGGGAAAGCTGCTCGGGCCCCTGCATGGCGTCCCGTTCTCGATCAAGGATTCGCTCGATACGGCCGGGGTGGTGTCGACGGCTGGAACGATCGGCTGGGCCAAGCGGGTCCCGACCAAGGACGCCACGGTGGTGGCCCGGCTTCGGGCGGCCGGCGGGATCTTGCTGGGCAAGACCAACACCCCAGAGTTCACCTGGTCCGACGAGACCGACAACGCGGTGTATGGGCGGACCAACAACCCCTACGATCTGACCCGAACCCCGGGCGGAAGCAGCGGCGGACCGGTGGCCCTGGTGGCAACGGGCGGTTCGCCGTTCGATGTCGGCAGCGATACCGGGAACAGTATCCGGATGCCGGCCCACTACTGCGGCGTGGCGGGTCTCAAGGCAACCCACGGCCGGATTCCGAAGACCGGTCATGCCGTATCGTACCGCGGCCTGATGGAGTCGTGGACCCAGCTCGGCCCGATTGCGAGGACGGTCGACGACCTGGCCCGATTGATTCCGATCATGTCCGGGATCGACGACGAAGATCCGTACGGGATGCCGGTGCCGTTGCTCGACTCGCGGCGGGTGGCGATTCCCGGTCTTCGGGTGGTCTTCTTTACCGACAACGGCGTCCAGAAGCCGACCTCTGAAACGGTCGAGGTCGTTCGATCCGCGGCCCTGGCCCTCCAGCAAGCCGGCGCCCGGGTCGAGGAGCGGCTTCCAGCCGGACTCAACCGGGCCACCGAACTCTGGCATGAGATGGCCGGGGCCGATGGGGGCGCTTGGCTCAAGCGGCTGCTGGAAGGGGCCGGCACGCCTAACGGTGGGACCGTCGGCGGATGGTTTGCCGGCGCCAAGCCGGTGAGCGCCGAACAGCTGACGCTGCTGGTGGAGCAACTCGACGAGGTCCGGGGACAGTTGCGCCGGATGATGGAGTCGGTCGATCTGATCGTCTGTCCGGCCATGGCGTTCCCGGCGGTCAAGCACGGTGGCTCGAATGCCGCGGGGTACGGGGACAGTTACAACGAACCCCACAACATCACTGGGTGGCCGGTGGCGGTGGTCCGCGGGGGCACCTCGCCCGAGGGATTGCCGATCGGGGTCCAATGCGTGGCCAAGCCGTGGCGGGAGGACGTGGCGCTGGCGGCCGCGAAGGTGATCGAGACCGCCCTGGGTGGGTGGAAAGCGCCGCTGATCTAG